CGGAGCTGTAGATTCGGATACCAGGGCGGGGAGGGGCAGCGCCTGGAAGAGGAGGGACGGCACGCCGGGCCGAGCGCCGCACGTTAAGGGCTGCTCCCTAGAGGAGCAGCAGTTGGTTGCAGAGAACGACATCGAACTGGCGGCGAAGCTCCTTGGTGCGGCAGGAGGCAGATCTGGGGGCGGCAGGCGGCGCGGACCTAGGGCGGCGGGCGGTGGCCATGGATCTGGGGTGGCTAGCGGCAGCCTGCGAGCGCCGGATGTGGAGATGGGGCAGCGGGCCTAGAGCTGCGAGACCTAGGAGCGACGGGAGTGCGGGCGTGGTCTCGGGCGGGTGCGGGCGGCGCGTTTGGGATAGGGATGGGCGGCCGCGTCTGGAGATTGATTTAGGGggttttgtgtttttttttcacaGTCTTTTCTATTCCACACCGCGCCAATACCAAAAGTCAGGCGCTAATGCCGAAAACAGGGCGCCAAAGCGAAATCCACACGTGGGACttattttttctgtgcgtacaTAATTTTAATCTATGTATAATATAAAAATTGACAGAATAATTGTAGTTTTTATGTGCGTGTATATAGTTTTTCTGTGAGTTTTGAAAAGACCGATAGAATAATGGCAATTTTTTGTGTGTAttgacacgcacagaaaaatcacgcgatttttctgtgggttttcaAATATTTCTGTCGGGATTTTTGAAACTCACACCTTAATTAccaatttttctgtgtgtatagAGAAAAATGCATAGAAAAATTCATCACTTGTCCTTACACACCATATAGTATGGCGAGGTAGCCAAGCCACGCAATTATGATTATGATAGACCATGCATGCACACACACGCACGTGCAAGAAGATGGATTATGGCCATGTTTAGTTtatccaaaatccaaactttggcactatgcaaaaagaagattctccgtcacatcaaacttacggtacatacatggagtactaaatgttgatgaaatcaaaaactaattgcacagtttggttgtactctacgagacgaacgttttgagcctaattagtcaacgattgaacaattattaccaaataaaaacaaaatgctatGTACAGTGCTACCGAATTCAGTCGGCGCCGAATCCGAccggaactaaacgcggcctataTTTGTCCATTGTCCTTGCTCTCATGCTGCCCCTGCTGCCGCGTCGTTGGCACAGAGATCCTGGTAGGCGAAGAGCTGGTAGGGTGGTCTATCGGCGGCCAGGCACTGGTGGAGGAAGAACTTGCGCACCGTGACGGACAGATCCGAGGTGATCTGGATGATCTCCACCATGTTGGGGCGCCAGTCGGGCTTGTCGCTGGACCCGTCGGACACCAGCAGCATCCTGCACGGCATGGTGGCCAAGCACTCGTGGCGCCTGCCGAAGATGTCGAGGTCGCCTGGCTCGAAGTAGTCGTAGTCGGCGCCCAGCCAGCCCCATGACTCCAGGTCCCCGACCTCCAAGACGCTGCGCCCGTCCGCGCTGCTCAGCTTCAGAGAGATTCGGGCGTCCGTGCCGgccccctccaccgccgccgtcttgACGACGAGCCCGTAAAGGCATTGCGCTGCGGCTGCAGCGGTGGTGGTGTTTGAGTCGCAGCAGCAGGGGTGGTTGGGCATTGGCGCCAGCAACAACCGGTGTGGAGACATCCCTCGCAGTCGCAGCAGCGACAGCAGCAGTGAGAGCGGCGAGGGTGATGAGGACAATAGCGGGAAGCTTCGTGGCAGCCGTTGGCCGGCGGGTGATGAGCATCATCGAAGGTGGACTCACTATGTAAAAAATAGTTTACAGCAACAGGATGAATTTTTTTGCAGAGGTGGTTGGTGACGTAGTCGTCCCTATAGTGACGTGTTTGGGATCCATGAGAGCAGCTGTCTTTATAAATTGTACAGTAggtgcggctggtgatacgagccgcccctataaatgagtCGATTTGTAGGAACGGCTCACTTACCGGCCACCTCTGATGTTACTATTTATAGGAGCGCCTCAATCATaagtcgcccctataaatacataAACTTCATTTAAAATAAAGAATCGTGTGTGTGGGTTTGCTTACAGATGGCGTTGTTTTGTTTCGGTGTAGACAACCAGAGTTCGGCTGGTATAAAAAAACAACGGCAGGTAACTGTTGCTGGTATGGCCTACAGTACCTTGTGTGGGACCAGCAGCCGGAAGCAGCCAGCTGagtaccagccgaacaggcatcTACAGTACCTTGTGTGGTTGAAATGTTGTTGATGTGACATCGTCTAGTTGGAAACAGCAAGCAAGTCGGTGAAGGATGTCGACATCCTACAGCCATTCCTCCCTCAGATGCTCCGCGTCACAGCGCCAACAGCACAAATGGGTCCACCTCCCTCACATGCTTCCAGATGAGGATGTCGACATTCTAAAGCCATAGCAGGTGCCGCCCAGGATTTTTTTAATCCGGCGCTGGCAGTCCAGCTGCCGCGCGAGCGCGCGCTCCGTTTCTAAAATCCCGCAGCGTCGTCCACAATTTTGCCAATCCGGCACTTACCCCACTATGCAGCTACCATACGAGCGCGCACTCAGCTTCCAAATCCTGTGTCCAAAATTATGATGTCGTCTAAGCGTGTCGGGGCCTTTAAGAAGAGACCCACAGTTTCTTCTCCAACCACGCCGACGCCACTACACCAGGCGAAGCTCTGCCAGGTTTGAACCTCACCACCGCAGCTGCCGAGAGGAGCTCGGTGGCAACGGTGGCTCACCGTCGCTGCCGTCGTCGACCGCGCTGCCAGGAGGAGCTCAGTCGCAGCGATAGACCGAGCCATTGCCGTTCATCTTCTCCAACTCCGATGTCATCGCCATCCTCTCCGAGCTGTAGCCGTACCCGAGGAGCCAAGGATCCGTCGCCGTCCTTGTCAGGTTGGCTGGTCGTGTGATGTAGCCATGCGTCAGCTTCACCTTCACCGACCATGACTGCTTCCTCTTCACCGCGCAGCAGCATCCTGTGGACGAGCTAACCCTGTCTTCTTCTGCCAGCCTGAGCCTTCCTTGTCATCGGCATGGCTTCGAGCAAGAGCGGAGTTTGGACTAGCTCCGCCCGCAGGCACTACATCAAAAAgggtttttaggggcggttgtagaccatttgtaggggcggtttgtccagctacccctacgcaagggtctctataaatcatgcatttataggagcagttcccaggccgcccctacagatcgatttgtagggacggctggtgtttctagccgcccctacaaatcgatttgtagggggcgggtcgtattaccagccgtccctaaaaatagatttgtaggggcggcttgtattaccagccgcccctacaaacaggtatttgtagggcggttcaatctagaaccgcccctacagtacgtttttctgcccaaaaaatcaaatttacaattcaaaatcgcattGCCGAACatgccacgaccaacgttccgaaccacgttcgcattgccgaacacCCCGTGACCAACATTTCGAACCGctttcgcgttgccgaatgccccgcgaccagcgtttcgaactgcgttcgcgttgccgaacgccccgcgaccacaactacaagcacaagagtattctataaactacaattataagtccaattcacaagaatatatacaatccatcattaaatatataaatttcatacacattgttatcaacgtcctagagctagtctttcagtctcacgaaggtgttggtactgaggatttgtacctaactcagactctcggtcatggtaggtgcctctgacgtgtacaatctggtctaatatgaagttgcaaaggtcgccgacgagctctaagagttggtcatccttatatgggtctcttttcatttatttctcttctctccactacaagagaacaagttttggtttagtattttataccatttacgaagtttttatactacgggtgaagaggttcaaacttacccttaaggagtgtctcctgtaggcaccggtgttactcattatagaacatatatagtatccacaatgtacactcccaggcttctgcttggggcactgtgtgttttgcatatgaaaatgttaagtaatgcttttaacagttatgtaatggagtactgaagaagtaagttacacttaccgcacatagtatttttatagccagcttttccttccttgctggatcatgccttccatgatgattagtgacatagaacctaaatgccctgttcgaattattttagcaaatacaacttgttagtatccaaaagtgaacgttacaagtatgtatacaaacatataagctaatgaggattgtcgatatgtatacgtcttgagaatcgatatgaagtctttgtatgtcgccgggtccttatctaatgaatcaaagacccatgccatgctcctcccgacatcgatggctatacaaatccagtggttgttgcatggatttaatcatagaactagataagctcttttgcatcgaataaaatatatcgaacaaagctttaagatagagttgagcttactcgaagttgtatggtagccatatagtagagtgttgttggagatttttgaaagccagggcaatgtatgccgtaaccttaagggactcttcccttagtttcgccgtatggatgtgctctttctcccgaagagtctttgcagcagctagctctttggcatcaagtgtccaccgtttagggtaattaaaatttgtttgggctatagcttgagggtccacatacccaACTTTTACACTTgccatttgtttgacaatgtgcacttgcattctacaaatcacggcgtgggttagttacaataaaattcaaagattacattcatatcatatcaagaggacaaggacttataggcaccacgtgtgaattagattcatctctatttctcccaggtgaaagcatgtttgcatgtcattaaagtcaaagataattttcccggctgggcttccaaatgtgccggtgggaaagcatgcttgtatgatatctatgctcgttgggagaacacgcaagtaccaatcatggaaccttctcattccaagtggtaggcgctggatgtcccagtttggtaggaagggcttgcctctttcatatgttttcgggcaatcctttgaccatttgatggtatcaacatttggatactgctttgcaatttggtagagtttgctagtgacggcctcctcagaaccccgtgatgggacttttttaacttggttctcatgcttgaactggtcatgggaataccacttggacaccgacgagacgtctttgatcataACATAAACTGGcattatggtgattggatgcttcttttgaagttcccattcaggcacgtcctcatcttcttgtgttgcagcttctttaggaggcactcgttgttcatgtatcggctatgctggttgagaagactatggtatctcatgatgcacttgctcggtacgagctggagaaggttgtggcatctcatcaggcacatgctcgctaggaggcggggaagaatgtggcatctcaggaatgtgggggtcacgagatggtgaaaatatctccccgacctcaacaactcgctccaaatttgggagagggtgaggcggcgaagaagcagtcaatataatgtcccgtttatgctagaggatgaactgccccataatgtctctgagtaacactagcccctcaggagttgcgtagtctatcctccactacatgaaatcgggcttcactgtatgcacctcgaccctagtgtagtccaaaggtatcttattattgtggtgtaagccaccagaaggatgtgccacacccgttgccacctccatcatagtgttctaccagccgctgagaaacaccaaggtgcaactagttggttcccgtatgcggtcgactggggttgtggctgcagtggaaccttggctgctaggaactttcggagggctgccaactaatgtcaGTTCTCCCGGCGGCATCTCTAATAtttgtggctccgtagacagtccttgctcctccagcgccttcgcaactagagccttcacttagagctcaagactagtctcccagtctcggccatgtttcttgtacatgtgtctgtcctcttcgaatccttgcttctaggtcatccttttccatagccccctggtgcggcccatgtgctccttgtttcccaagccaaggctaagcttgtccctctctctggaaggattgaatgagcccttctccttgtcttcagcatatttcagtatccttgataccgcctcttgagtctctggcttatcaaacttaagattactgtcggatgattctgtactcctcgcatatatctagttccttgagcgtacctttaaattcgtcacatcgatattcccaacaGCTgcagcctcttcgtccatcttcctaaactgttcttccttggcatagtagccaacggggcctagatgatggtggtgtttgttccccTTCGCcggctcggtgttacgggcactgagctctaatgcctctggtgaagtcttctttgccacgagctcctcccattgactaagaGTTATTttaccgaactcgttgaagggagttaaccccttttggatatatttcgtgttgagctccgacctccaacgtcggaatgactctcccatcattctgacagcattttttttaccaattcatgcttaccctccggaaatctaaaattgaccttcagttgcctatcccatagtgcattctttgtgttctctggtgcctctttccagttagggattgttgggttcaatttatctcttactagggccccgatcgcattatagaattttcctcttaattcctttagctcaaggatctcccctgttggcccgacctccattatcacatagcatgccttatctggatatagatttccttttatatcccctcgtttcctcttaggtttggtagtcgtggttgtgtcttgagtttgtggagcagaggtatcgtgatccatctctgtggctgttgccacTGCTCTCCTTTcatctactccgtcttgtccagcgagatgtcgcggacgtcgacgtcatCTTTTTCGAGTTTCAAGAGGGACCTGTATATCAAAAAAAGTAAGAGGTAAATAGATctccagttgattttgtgtctccaccacaaattcatgtaggtcactcagctcttgcttaccaatcgtcttctatgagatcttcgaaaagaagtaacacatgcaggtgatggccattttcaagaactctggctttatagccctgattacaataggtagaaacactgtcagcatcacatggcaatcgtgagccttgcagtgtgttattgacaagtccttcattgacactagcttcttcacatttgctgaaaacccagtcgggactttgatcccccttaggaaagtgcatatagctctcttctcgtctggtgttaggttgaagcacgccatgggcagagtgtattttccattagcctcaggtatcgggtgaagctgtggcatcacgtttagctacaccatgtctttccgtactTTCAGACCACcatttgacttgcctatgtccatcaaggtagcaatgagactctcaaagacattcttctgcacgtgcatagcatcaatggcatgggggaccaccaagtctggccaataaggtagatactgaaagaagatcgattgtttcttgaaaggtactccttcgacatgaggtgtgcttctatctctgttcgtcccatccagattcttctttccatagacgacgcgtatgtttttcaccattctgtatacgtgttctccgttatgacgtctctccggagaggGTTCAATCtttggggcgttgtcataaaatctaaagaacaatttgctgcggtacttatgacttgtctttaagaagcgtcgattccttaggtaaactatctttttggatgcatctaggtatacccatgtagtaccatccaagcaaaccaagcatcctgtctttcctttaatctgtccagacaaagcaaacagcgcggggtaatcattggtagtaacaaatattattgctctacatatgaagtcctcctttcggaatgcatcgtacatctactccccatgcctccatagcctctccatttcttgcatcaaaggctcaaggaacacgtctatatcaatgcctggttgtttagggctaaaaataagaatagtgaggagaaggtactttctcttctaacacaaccatgttgggatgttgtacatggtcaagatcactgggcatgtgctgtggtcgctcatcctctcattgaagggattcattccatcagtgctcaagccaaatcgtatattccttgggtcatcactaaattctttgtgcttctcatcaaacctttgccactgactataattagtcgggtgtgcaatcttatcatcatccaccttgcgctcatcatcccaccatgtcatgagtgtggcttctttagggtttaggaagatatgtctcaagtggtcggtcactggcaggtaccacgttaccaagacaggaattcttctctactttgtatcgttgcctaatggagtgtcctctgggggttgagattcttgtaccaccttttttgtacccttcttatttctcttttttCCCGTGGAGGCTTTGTctccaccataaaggtcattgttcttgtaccggctggccccacaccggggacatttatctagtgacttgaacgtttcgccacgaaaaagtatacagtggttggggcatgcatggatttttttcaacccctattgtcaatggacttatgaccttctttgcttggtatgtgttggtgggaactgagtttagttgtggcagcacccatgacaagagatgcaatagatcattgaaactacagtctgaccagctgtacttagccttcaggatgagcagctcaagcacaaaacatagcaatatccaatgtgtcggacaacccttttcaacaccatacacagtctccttcgatgcttttgtcaccctttccaaattttctagacatttcaggctatttagtaaaatctctagtccaagggctcgaatcatgtcctccaaatcatcttcatccccgacacgtgctccaccatcattattggcaccaccttcgtcgttaccatcccaaccactagcatcaccaccttgttcattgccaaactcgaaatccattcgtgcatcaagctctgctgaatattgggacagggattctatggtttcgtcgtcgtattcctcctcaacCTCattgttaacaataaccgtttcaccatgatgaatccacactgtgtagtcctcaacaaatcctcgcataatcaaatgtgatctgatgatagtcacatctgtccatgtcatacggttcttgcaatctttacatgggcaaataattatatccttattctctttcaatgtcattgcatgcttctttgcggcttcaataaatttatccacctcttcacggaaatctgccttgaaccttaacgaaccatacatccaagagttcatgtactccatcttttacaacaacaacaaaataaacattaaaggactacttattcagatatatatataaatgaaacaaattaataattacttgagaataattgtatatacttcagatatatataaatataaatctaatataattacatgaagcatacaaacacaccatggcaaaggaaaattaattaatggcccatttatccataaataattaaaatacataattattgattacaataaacaatttcaaagacaacaattagcaacaattatactttacccaatatctttcatacaaaccctagtccaatttcatcacacataaatttacaaaaacgaaattaataaaaaaaaccaaaccctatatctagatccacatgcacatgaaacatccataaaactaactaattgttcactaaaatcaagaaacatggaccaaataagggtatgatcttgttcccatccctaattaccctagtacatttaaaacttgggtctaattgcttcataagtagctcaagcatcatagaagagagagagaaaaaactctaattactcactaaccaaccattaaaacttcaaaaaatagtatggaatagcattttcttaccttctataacctttccaccaaaggatttaagaccaaaaccttctCCCCTTAGTAGAACagtttttgggaggtgcccaaggcctccccaccttttttcacgggttggagtgagtgacccaaggaggaagaaggtgctgcatatgttttatatagggggcatttgtaggggcggctggtgattgagctgcccctacaaatcggagctataaatatggggccatttgtaggggcggctcaatcaccagccgcccctacaaatagcattttcaggggcggctggtgattaagtcacccctacaaatcagaccccatttataggggtggctcgtaataacagccgcccctgctgttccatttgtaggggcggctggtgtctgggtaaccgagcatgccactgtagtggcggctccatcaccagccgcccctaaaaaaatcgaaccgttgctaaaaatcattttttacgtggTGAGGGGTTTGAGCAGGTGTGCACCGCCGACGAATAGTACTCGATATCATATTTACTATGTACATGATGGGCTATAATAGAACTAATCAAGGCTGCACTTTTTGCTTGTAGAAGTGATGGAGAACTTGAAGATGGCTACAGACGAGGCCAATGATCTTATTAGATGTGTATGTATATGGGTGTGATTGTATTAGTTCATCAATCGTGTATGGGATTGTTGGTTGTTTTTTCAGTATGTACAATGGTGTGATTATTGTATGCCACGTGGATCTCtctttgaattgtaaatttaaattttttttgcaaaaaaatgtactgtaggggcggttcaagaaccgtccctacaaacatgtattataggagcggctggtactacagctgcccctacaaatcggtctAGGAACCGTCCttataaatacatgatttgtagagacgttTGGATaagggcggctgggcaaaccaccTCTAAAAAGCCTCTAGAACTGCTCCTACAAAAAGTTTATGTAGTAGTGACTATACCTTGTTGTGATCGAGCTGAGTGTCAAGGATGGTAGTCCTGAACTCCTGATATATGTGGGGCAGGGCTTATTGTTCATAGCTGCAGTGCGTGACACGGACACGGGTGGGTAGAATGTGTGGCAGGCGCGCGATGA
This DNA window, taken from Miscanthus floridulus cultivar M001 chromosome 13, ASM1932011v1, whole genome shotgun sequence, encodes the following:
- the LOC136499667 gene encoding PLAT domain-containing protein 3-like translates to MPNHPCCCDSNTTTAAAAAQCLYGLVVKTAAVEGAGTDARISLKLSSADGRSVLEVGDLESWGWLGADYDYFEPGDLDIFGRRHECLATMPCRMLLVSDGSSDKPDWRPNMVEIIQITSDLSVTVRKFFLHQCLAADRPPYQLFAYQDLCANDAAAGAA